A single window of Salvia splendens isolate huo1 chromosome 8, SspV2, whole genome shotgun sequence DNA harbors:
- the LOC121746235 gene encoding cytochrome P450 94C1-like — ILINDFHNFPTQPNNIYSHPSRLSPSHHQTHSHSHHSLSLSLSLSLYKPSMELLQLGLASLLFLLSAAMVFVARLKPYCACETCQTFLTSGWTLKYNNLCDWYTHLLAESPTGTIHVHVLGNVITANPANVEHMLKTNFVNYPKGKQFSAILGDLLGRGIFNVDGDLWRFQRKMASLELGSVSVRSYAFDIVTSEIESRLVPLLRSRSDFDLQDIFRRFSFDSICRFSFGLDPECLVPSLPASDFAAAFDLASRLSAERAVATSPIVWRMKRFLNLGSEKRLKQAIRSVHGLAEEVIRHKREHGGGGGGDGDLLSRFMATTDDDVFLRDIVVSFLLAGRDTVASALTTFFWLLSRNPSTVESIREESDRVMGELRDEGATFAELREMHHLHAAVHESMRLFPPVQFDSKFCESDDVLPDGTFVSRGTRVTYHPYAMGRMERIWGEDRLEFDPSRWLQNGVFKQQDPFKYPVFQGGVRVCLGKEMALVEMKAVALSLIQRFDIHVTGSGQGPKFMPGLTATLRGGLPAIVQERKH; from the coding sequence attttaattaatgatttCCACAATTTTCCCACACAACCGAACAATATATATTCACATCCATCTCGCCTCTCACCTTCCCATCATCAAACACATTCACACTCacaccactctctctctctctctctctctctctctctctacaaaccATCAATGGAGTTGCTGCAGCTCGGCCTCGCCtccctcctcttcctcctctccgCCGCAATGGTTTTTGTAGCGCGCCTAAAGCCGTATTGCGCCTGCGAAACTTGCCAAACCTTCCTCACTTCGGGGTGGACGCTCAAGTACAACAATCTATGCGATTGGTACACCCACCTCCTCGCCGAATCCCCCACCGGAACCATCCACGTTCACGTCCTCGGCAACGTGATCACCGCCAATCCGGCTAATGTCGAGCACATGCTGAAGACGAATTTCGTCAATTATCCCAAGGGGAAGCAGTTCTCCGCGATTTTGGGAGATCTCCTCGGCCGCGGCATCTTCAACGTCGACGGCGATCTGTGGCGCTTCCAGCGCAAAATGGCCAGCCTCGAGCTTGGGAGTGTTTCGGTCAGATCCTACGCCTTCGATATCGTCACCTCCGAGATCGAATCCAGGCTTGTTCCGCTTCTCCGATCGAGATCCGATTTCGATCTGCAGGATATTTTCCGTCGATTCTCCTTCGACAGCATATGCCGATTCTCCTTCGGATTGGATCCGGAGTGTTTAGTTCCGTCGCTTCCGGCGAGCGATTTCGCGGCGGCGTTCGATCTCGCGTCGAGGCTCTCGGCGGAGAGAGCCGTTGCGACGTCGCCGATTGTGTGGAGGATGAAGCGGTTTCTCAATCTCGGATCGGAGAAGAGGTTGAAGCAAGCGATTAGATCCGTCCACGGACTCGCGGAGGAGGTGATTAGGCACAAGCGGGAgcacggcggcggcggcggcggcgacggagatCTCCTCTCGAGGTTCATGGCGACGACCGACGACGACGTCTTTTTACGAGACATCGTCGTCAGCTTCCTCCTCGCCGGCCGCGACACGGTGGCGTCGGCGCTCACCACCTTCTTCTGGCTCCTCAGCCGGAACCCCTCCACCGTCGAATCGATCCGCGAGGAGTCTGACCGCGTGATGGGGGAGTTGAGAGACGAGGGCGCGACATTCGCGGAGCTCCGGGAGATGCACCACCTGCACGCGGCGGTGCACGAGAGCATGCGCCTCTTCCCGCCGGTGCAATTCGATTCGAAATTCTGCGAAAGCGATGACGTTTTACCCGACGGCACGTTTGTCTCGAGGGGAACTAGGGTTACGTACCATCCGTATGCGATGGGGAGAATGGAGCGGATTTGGGGGGAAGACCGGCTAGAATTTGACCCGAGTAGATGGCTCCAAAACGGAGTTTTCAAGCAGCAAGACCCGTTTAAGTACCCGGTTTTTCAGGGCGGGGTTAGGGTTTGTTTGGGCAAGGAGATGGCGTTGGTGGAAATGAAGGCGGTCGCACTCTCTCTAATACAAAGGTTCGATATTCATGTGACTGGGTCAGGTCAAGGTCCAAAGTTCATGCCTGGGTTGACTGCCACTCTCCGTGGTGGCCTACCCGCAATTGTTCAAGAGCGGAAGCATTAG